In Geotalea uraniireducens, the genomic window AGCTGGCTTGCCGCACTGGCGAAATCGATCAATTCGGATTTCAACGAGCAGAAAGCCATGGAACTCGCCATGGAGAAAGAACTGAACCTAGAAAAGGCCCTTCGGGAAACCGCCGCCCAGATCAAATCCGCCGAGGTCCGGGCAATTTTCGAACTGAACGCCCAGGAGACTCACAACCACTACGAGCTGATCGAATCGGAGTATGCCCGTATCATGGCGATGGTACACGAATCGGACATGGACATTTATGTCCGCGAATAATTCCT contains:
- a CDS encoding ferritin-like domain-containing protein yields the protein MFEEIDVDDAIKKAIQTEKNAMNFYELGALQMKDPDAVKFFQLLAREERQHAGQFYKIYQGSDIADFDELMDTPPDHQSSWLAALAKSINSDFNEQKAMELAMEKELNLEKALRETAAQIKSAEVRAIFELNAQETHNHYELIESEYARIMAMVHESDMDIYVRE